CCTCGCGGAGCGCTTGGCCGAGGTGCACCGCATGGCCCGATCTCAGGGCATGGCCTGCGCCGTCTCCTCCCTCCCCTCTCGGGAGGTGACCGTGTCGCTCACCTTCAGGCGCGGCACTCCCATCCGGGTGTTGGTGATCGAGGACAATCCGGGGACAGTGGAGCTGTATCGCCGCTACCTGCCGGCAACCGAGTGGCAGGTGGAGGCGGCGGCAGATCCGCGCTTGGCCCACGAGCTGAGCAAGCGCCTCAAGCCTCAGGTAGTGATCCTAGACATCATGATGCCCCACGTGGACGGCTGGACTCTGCTGCGAACGCTCAAGCAGAGCCCAGAGACCCGCGATATCCCCATCCTCATCTGCTCGGTCACCAATGACCCAGCTCTGGGAAAGGCCCTGGGCGCCAGGGTCAGCCTGGTCAAACCGATCTCGCAGGCAGAGCTACTTCTGGCTCTGCACCGTTGTCTGGAGTAGGCGAGCGCTCGCTGGCCAACTCAAGGATGGCGCTCAGGAGAGCAGCGAGCTCGCCGGGCCGGAATCGGTCCGGCAGGGCCAGCGTCAGGGTCGCACCCTGAGTAGCCAGATTGTCCTCTCCAGGCGTGGCCGCCGTGATGGCGATGACCGGTACCTGCCCCAGCCCTGGATCCTCTCGCATAGCAGCCGCCACCTCGAAGCCGTTCATCTCGGGAAGCACCAGATCGAGCAGCACGCACGCCGGCCTGGCCCGGGCCATCTTCCGCAGCGCCTCCCGGCCGGTGTAGGCACCCTCCGTGAGGTAGTCTCTCCCCGCCACCTGGAGCAGCCGCTTCACCAGCTCTACGAACCCCCTGTCGTCGTCCACCAGGAGAAGCCTGGGGCGCGAGTTGGCTTCGGCCTCGGGCAGAACCTGGTCGAGCACTTTGAGTAAGCCCTCGCTGGTGATGGGCTTAGTGATCACGGCGGCGAAATCGTCTCCTCCCGATATCCAGCGGGTGCTGGGCAGAGGACACCCCACTACCGGCACCGATGGGCAGCCACACGTCCCCAGCCGATGCCTGACCTCGGACGGGGATATGCCCAGGCTGTCGTCCACCACGACCGCCATGGCCCGGCTCTCCTCGAGGGCTACCTCTGCCGCGTCCAGGCAGTCGGCATGCCGGAAGTGGTACCCTTCTACCCTCCGACTGAGATAGAGCGCTGCCGAATCGTCCTGACTCAGTACCAGAACGGTCGGCGCCAGGCGGCGCCTGACCGGCGGTGGCCCGATCGGGGCCTTCAGGCGCGACACGGTGACGCCGGAGAGGGGCAGGGTGAAGTGGAAGGTGCTGCCCCGGCCCACCTCGCTCTCGGCCCAGATGCGGCCACCGTGAAGTTGCACCAGCCTCCTGGCTATGGCCAATCCCAGCCCCTTGCCCGCCTCCGGGCCCGTCTTGGGCCTGCCCACCTGATAGAACTCATCGAAGATGTCGGCCAGCTCGGCCGCTGGAATGCCTCGGCCGGTGTCGCTCACCGAGACCACGAGCTCGGACCTATCATAGCGGGCCTGGACCGAGACCCGCCCCTGGTCGGTGTAGCGGACGGCATTGGACAGCAGGTTGTAGAGGACCTGTCGGATGCGCAGGCGATCCATGGAGACCTCAGGCAGGCCCTCCTGGCAGGCGACGTCGAGCTGGAGTCCCTTCTCCTCTGCCATGGAAGCTACGCTTTCCACTGCCTCCTGGATGACCGCCTCTATCTGCGCCCGTTCGCGCCTGATGGGCATGGCTAGGGCATCCACTCGGGCCAGGTCAATCACGTCGTCCACCAACTGGGAGAGGTGGCGAGCGTTGCGCTGGATCTGGGCCAGGTCACGCAGGAGAGCGTCGGGCCAGCGATCCAGGCCATAGAGTTGAGGGTTACGGTAGATCACGTTGGCGAAGCCGAGCACTATGTTGAGCGGGGTGCGCAGCTCGTGGCTCACGTTGGTGGCGAAGCGGTTGCGCAAGTCGCGCAGAACGTCCGCCTCTCGGCGGGCGATGGCGAGTTCGCGGTTGGTCTTCTCCAGCAGTTGGTAGGAGAGATCGAGAGACTTGATGGTCTTATTGAGCTCGCCGCGTTCCCGCCGCAGCCGGTCCATGAGTGCTTCTGCCGTCGTGCCCCGGTCCCAGGCCACGAACAGGAGCGATCTCTGGGGGCCAAAGCCTGCCCATGCGGTCAGACCCACCAGGGCCAGCAGGAACAAGCTATGAGCCGGGATCTCGCCGCCAAAGCCCGCCCCCAGCACCAGAGCCATGGTCAGGCCGGCCCAGAGCAGCGACACCATCGGGCCCAGGAGCGCACCGGCAGCCAGGACGGGCACACTCAGGTACATGAGCGGGAGCGGCATATGGCTGACGGCTGCCGCCACCAGTACCGTAGCCGTCACGCCCCCGAGCAGCACCAGAGACCCCATCCTGGGGTACCGGCCGCTGAGCAGGAGGGCTCCCAGCAGCGAGAGCACCAGTCCTGACACTGCCCAGAGAAGGGTAGCGCTCGAGGGTCGATTACCCAGGAGAAGCCAGAGCAGGGCGCAGGAGGCGGCCCAGACCAGCCACACCCCCTTGAGCGAAGGGATGCACAGCTCCTCTTCTCCCGGCCGTGCGCCGCTCTCCGACGGATAGGGGACACGCTCGGCTACGTCGAGGCTGGCCAATCCGCTCCTCCCGGGAGTTCTCCTCAGGGCGGCACCGGAGATCGCCACGGTAGTCCGCGTAGGCCACACCTGTTGGGTGCCCTCGGTCGGCATCGGCGCGCCCTACCGGACGCGATGGCTCCTCGCCCTCGCGAGCCAGCCCTGGGTGAGACTCCTCTGTCACACTGCCGTCTCACCGGTGTCTCACATACCATGCTATAGTACAGCAACACGTCTCCGCTGTTCAGTTCTCGCACAGGTGTCCGGCTTGCCACTGCATCGCACCCCCCTGACTACGGCCCAACTCCGGAGATCGGCAGGAAGGGCATCGCGCGGGGGAGTGGGGTGCGCCATCGGTGTTGGCGATAGCGGCTATCGGCTTGCCGGCGCTGCATCAGTCGCGTTTTGTGCCACAGGGAAGGAGGTGATCTGACGGGCATCGGGCCAAGACGGATGAGGAGCCTCAGGGTGGTATCTGCATCAGAGAAGCCCCTTCGAGGGGCAGGAGGCGATGACGATGGCTACTTCTCCTAGGCTGATCACGCGCAGGCGGGTACTTCTGGCCAGCGCTGCCGCTGCCGGGGGCGGGCTCTTGGCAGCCTGTGCCGCGACGCCGCAGGTGGTCGAGAAAGTGGTCGAGCAGACCGTTGTGGTCAAGGAGACCGTAGTAGTCGAGAAGGAGGTACCAGCCGCGGCGGGACAACCCGTCATCATGACGGCGCACTTCACCTGGAGCCCTGTGTACGAGCCCCGCATCAAGGAGTGGAACGATCGGTTCATGGAGGCCAACCCAGGCATAGCAGTAGCCATAGTCTGGGAGCCCTGGAGCGAATGGCAGACCAAGATCCTCACCCTCGCGGCAGCCGGGCAGATGCCGGAGCTCGTAGCTGTCCATATCAGCCGGGCGCAGGTGCTATCTAAGCAAGGAGCGATCCTACCGCTCGACGAGTGGATTGCCGCGGACCCAGAGTTCGATGTGGGAGACTACTATCCTGCCTCGCTCGAGATGTTCACCTGGCAGGACAAGCTCTACGGCTTCCCGTGGGACTGGGGGGCCTCCGTTCTTCGGTACAACCGAGACCTCTTCGACGCAGCCGGTGCCGCCTATCCCACCGAGGACTGGACCTTCGATGACCTGCTAGACACGGCTAAGACCCTCACTCAAGGTGACGTCTGGGGTTACCTCGGGCTCCCCAGTGGGAGCAACGAGAGTGGCCCAGCGCACCTGGGACCGTGGGGCGGCGCCTTCGTCAATGATGATGAAACCGAGTGCCTGGTGGACACCGAGGAGTCCCAAGCCGCTCTCCAATACTGGGCTGACCTGAGGCTGGTGCACAAGGTACATCCCATGCCGGCCGACCAGGAGCTGCTCACCGCGATAGGGGCCAGGCCCTTCCTGTCGGGAAAGATTGCCATGGAGTGGGCCGCGCCCTGGGACGCACAGCTCTACATCGAGAGCGCCGCCTTCAAATGGGATCTGGCCCCCTGGCCCATCGGGCCAGTGACTAGGATCACCGGTGCCGCCGGCAGCGGCTACTCGATCGGGCGAGACACGAAGCATCCGAACGAGGCCTGGAAGTACCTGCGATGGTTCGCCAGTGCCGAAGGTCTGGGCTTCCTGTTCGGAGAGAAGGCCACGTCCCTCCCGAGCCGACGGTCTCTGGCGGACAGGTTCCTCAGCGCCGTATCATCCATCGAACACGGCTACTACTGGGTGGAAGCTCTGGACTACTCAACGCTGGGCCGACCCATCCTTACTCCGGCGCGCGAGTTCTTCGAGATCGTGCGCCGCGAGTACGAGTTGCTGTTCCTGGGAGAGAAATCCGTGGCGGAGGCGGCCACCGCGATCTGCACCGATGCCGCGCCGGTGCTGGCTCAGAACAAACCGGCCTAGGTTTGGCAAAGCCTCGATCTGCACTTGCCGGGCGGCTCAGCGCCGCCCGGCACGCACTGGGGCTGGAACGGCCTACGTGCAGGAGGAAGAGATTGGCTCGCTTAGTAGGAACGCAACCGTTTCGCACTCAGCGATCTCTCCTTCGGATGACCGGCCGACAGAGGGAGGCGCTGGATTTCTATATCGGCGTTAGCCCCTGGTTCATAGGGTTTGTTCTCTTCAGTATGGGGCCAATCATCGCTTCTCTGGTCCTGAGTTTCACTCAATGGCAGATCCTGGCATCCCCCCAGTGGATCGGCCTGTCCAACTATCGGTACCTAGTGGCAGATGATGAGATCTTCTGGGTCTCCCTGGGCAACACCCTATACTACACCTCTCTGAGCGTTCCTCTCGGCCTGATGGCAAGCATTCTCCTTGCCTTGCTTGTGAACCAGAAAGTACCGGGCACAAACGTCTTTCGGACTATCTACTACCTGCCCTCTGTTACCGCCGGCGTCGCGGTCGCCCTCCTGTGGGCCTGGATCCTCAACCCCAACTTTGGCCTGGTGAACTACGTCCTGTCCCTGGTGGGGATCAAGGGACCGATGTGGCTCAGCAGCGTCAGGTGGTCCAAGCCAGCGCTCATTCTGATGAGTCTGTGGGGGGTGGGCGGCGGCATGGTCATCTTCTTGGCAGCGTTACAGGGGATGCCGGAACACCTGTACGATGCGGCCAAGATAGATGGCGCGGGGACCTGGCGCTTGTTCCGTCACATCACCATGCCCATGCTGACCCCCACGATCTTCTTCATGATGGTCACGTCCATCATCGGCTCGCTGCAGACGTTCACCAACGTATACGTCATGACGCAGGGCGGCCCGGGCACCTCCACTCTCATGTACGGTCTCTACATCTACCAGAACGCGTTCACCTTCCTGAAGATGGGGTATGCCTGCGCCCTGTCGTGGGTGCTCTTCGGCATCATCCTGGCGCTGACGTGGCTGCAGTTCCGAGTTGGCTCAGCCTGGGTGTACTACGAGGCTGAGCTACGACCTCAGAGGTAACCGACCATGTCTGAGCTGACACAGGGCCACAGTGTTCTGGCCGCACCAGTGCCGGCGCGAAGGCAGCACGGCGCCAGCAAACAACTGCGGAGGGCGGCGCGTTCCACCATTCTCTTCCTCCTGCTGGTGGTCGGCGCGGTCGGGTTCCTGGCACCTTTCCTGTGGATGGTGTCCACTTCTCTGAAGGATCCAAAGGAAGTCTACCTATTCCCTCCCAAGCTGATCCCCAGCGCGTTGCACTGGGAGAATTACCGCACGGCTTGGACTCTACTCCCTTTCACCCTCTTCCTGCGCAATACCTGTATCATCACCTTCCACAACGTGATCGCCACAGTTGCTTCCTCCGCCGTTGTCGCTTACAGCTTCGCTCGGCTGCGGGCGCGCCTGCGTGACCCTCTTTTCCTCCTCGTACTGGCCACCATGATGGTGCCCTTCGAAGTGACCATGATACCCACTTTCATAATGTGGTCCGAGCTGGGGCTGACCAACAACTTCACCCCGCTCATGCTTCCGGCCTGGTTCGGCACCCCGTTCTACATATTCCTGCTCCGCCAGTTCTTCATGGGTATCCCATTCGACCTGGACGATGCCGCCACTATTGACGGTTGTTCCAGCTGGGGCATCTTCGGCCGCATCATCTTGCCGCTCTCGAAGCCGGCCCTGGCGGCGGTGGCTATCTTCACCTTCGTGGGCAACTGGAACAACTTCCTGGGTCCGTTGATATACCTCAATAGGACCGAGCTCTACACCCTCGCAGTGGGGTTGAACCTGATGCGGAGCACCCAGTACGGCACGTCTCTACACCACCTGATGGCAGTCTCCACTGTGACCGTCATGCCCATTCTCGTCCTTTACTTCTCCGCCCAGAAGTACTTCATCCAGGGGGTCACGCTCACTGGCATCAAGGCCTGACCGCAAGGGCGATGCACTCGGCGGGCACGGCCGGGTAAGCCCGCTGGCGAACACACTACGAGACGAGGAGGCACGCTGATGGCAAGGGTTCTGGTGACCGGGGCCGCGGGCCAGGTCGGCTCGCGGCTGGTGCGACAACTGCTGGCCCGTGATCACGAGGTCAGGGGCCTCATCCTGCCGGACGACCCGGCCCGAAGTCGCCTGGACGGGCTCGAGATCGAGGTCGTTGCCGGCGACCTGATGGATCCCGAGACGGCAGAGAAGGCCGTGGCTGGCGTAGACGCCGTGGTGCACACGGCCAACCTGGTGGGGCCGCTGCCCGGCATGTCGGAGAGCCAGTTCTTCGACAACAACGTTCGCACCACCTTCCACATGGCTCGGGCTGCCGCGCGCGTGGCTGACCGGCTTCAGCGTTTCGTACACATCAGCTCCTCCGCCGTCTACCCCAACGACAGCCAGCAGCTGAGACCATGCTACAGCCCCATAGATGAGGCCCATCCTCTGCGGCCGCGGGGGGTCTACGCGCTGAGCAAGCTCATAGGAGAGCACATCCTGAGTGCTACCAGCCGCGAGACGGGCCTGCCGGTGGCCTTCATCCGGCCCTCGGGCATCGTGTCCGGCACGGCCGTCTTGGGCCGATGGACCGTTGGCTTTGTCTCCAAGATGCTGCGCGTCGGTCAGGCGACGCCCGAGGGGGAGCTGTACATGGCCGACGGAACGGAGCTTTGGCACGCTCTGGACGCAGCGGCCGAGTCCGACCGGCAGCCGTGTGCCATCACCGATACCCAAGGGCGGCCGTGGATGTACCGGCTGGCAGACGCACGGGACGTGGCTCACGCCTGTGTCTGCGCCCTGGAAAGCCCGGCGGCCGTGGGCGAGGCCTTCAACGCCGCTGCACCTGAGCCCATCTACTACACCGAAGCGGCGGAGGCGCTTTCCGAGGCCATCGGAATGCCGGTGGTGAAGTGGCAAGTGCCGGTGCGCTGGGTCTTCGACCTGTCCATCACCAAAGCTAGGTCGCTGATCGGCTATAAGCCTCGGTGGGGCATCCGCCAGATGATTGCCGATGCCATAGCGGTGCAAAGGGGCGAGAGCGATGGTATGTCCTGGGACTGAACCGCGCTTCAGCTGCTGGGACGGCACCTGGACCGGCGCTGCGCGAGAGTACTCGCTGAGGGAGATCCTAGCGGAAATCAAGCAGGCGGGTTACGATGGAGCCGAGCTCGGCAGTTCGCTTGCCTTTCTGGGCGACCCCGAAGACCTCCGGGAGTTGCTGGCCGACCTGAACCTGGCTCTAGCCACCCTGGTAGTACCCACCCTGGCACCGGACGCACGTCAGCGAGTGGATTACGCCGCTCGCTTCGGCGTGACGGTTCTGATGGTAGGCGGTGGGACCCGCCCCAAGGGTCGTCCAGTGGAGAAGCGCGACGTGGAGCCGTACGCTCGTGCCCTTGGTCAGTTGGCGGGGTACGCCGCGCGGTATGGGATGGAACTGGCACAACACACCCACCCGGGCGCCATCACCGGGACCACCGAGGAGGCCCTGATGCTGCTGGACATGGTGCCGGATTCGGTGGGTGTCACCGCGGACACAGCTCACCTCCAGCAGGCAGGCAGCGATCCGGTTGCGGCGATCGGGCGCTTCGGGGATCGGCTCAAGCACCTGCATCTGAAGGACTATCGGGCTGCCACCGACGAGTTGCTGGAGCTGGGTCGGGGAGAGGTGGACCTGGCAGGAGTGATGGCAGCCTGCCGCAGTGTCGGGTATCGAGGGTGGTACAGCGTGGAGCTTGACCGCTCCAGCACCACACCACTGGAGAGCGCACGGCTCAGCCGGCAGTTCCTGGTCCAGATGGGCTACTGAGTCGGCATAGCGCCGCGCTTACCAGCACCGGATCTCCTGTGGGAACGCCGGTCATTCACGGCCTCGCACCGCGACCGCGGGCGGCGATTCGGAAGAGGAACCTGGTGATCAGGATGCAGGCGGTGCCGGGCCGCTCTGCTTCCGCTACCTCCAGTCACTGGTTAAGGCATAGGACGCCTGCTCCACTTCGATCCGCGCCGGATCGAGGATGAGATCGGCCCGCGGGCGCCATGGCACGGCCCGGGGCCCCGCACCTCCATTGACCCTCACCCCACGTTTTCGCCACGGTATTGACAGGGGACATCCCACCTTGTAGAATTGCGTGGCATCGTTTCCATGTGGAATCGTTTGCACATAGCTCGCTGTGGTTCGATCGGGGGACGGAGTGAGCTAGCCTTTGGTCACCATACATGACGTGGCAAAGCATGCCGGCGTGTCCGAGAGCACCGTCTCTCGCGTGCTCAACCGCAGCCCGCACGTGACCGACGAGACCCGCGAGCGGGTTCTGGCCGCCGTGGCCAAGCTCGGCTACACGCCCCGCTCGTACGCCCGGGCCATGAAGGGAAAGCCGAGCAATGCCGTAGCTCTCATCATCTCCGACGTCTCGAACCCCTTCTTCGCCGCCCTTACCCGAGGAGTGGAAGACTTCGTCCAGGAACAAGGATACTCCCTGCTCCTGGGGAACGCGGACCGAGGCAAGGCCAAACAGCGCCAATACGTGGATCGGGTGATCGCTGCCGGCATAGGGGGCATGATCATCGCCCCGGCGCGCAACACCCTCACCGACCTCAAACGCCTGGTGCGCCAGGGCGTGGCTCTAGTAATCGTAGATTGGCGCTATCCCTTGCCCTTCGCCGACAACGTCTACTGCGACAGCGTGGACGGTGCCCGCCGGCTCACGGATCATCTCCTCAGCCTGGGCCACCGCAGGATCGGAATCATCTCCGGTCCTCACGGCGATGCCACCGCAGAAGACCGGGTGACAGGCTACCGCCTGGCCCTGGGAGAGGCGGGCCTCCCCCAGGATCAGAGCCTGATCCGTTTCGGGCAGTTCACCTCCGATTCGGGCCTGCGCAATTGCCGCCGCCTTCTGCGCCTCAGCTCGCCGCCGACCGCTATCGTCACCTGCAACAACCGCCTGGCCGCCGGCGCGTACGACGCCATCCGCGAGGCGGGCCTCCGCGTCCCTGAGGACCTCTCCATGGTCAGCTTCGACGACGTGCCCTTCGTGCCCGCGCTGGCGTCCAGAATGACGGTATTGGCCCAGCCAGACTACGAGATGGGTCGCAGTGCTGCCCGGTTGCTGTTGGAGCGGATGAGAGGGGAGCGCCGCCCCAAGGACCGCCAGGAAGTGGTACTGCCCGGCAGGCTGGTAGTGCGCTCTTCCTCGGCAGCACCGGCTCGGTTGCCCACGACGGCATAGGCCCAGGACCCGCCGATCCTGGCGGGTCGCCCACCAGGACGAAGGAGGTGATAGCAGTCCACGACATCGGCGACAGTGACGTATTCCGATACCAGGACTACCGCCTGTCACACTGAATGGGGGAGGGATACATGAACCGTTCTTCGAGACGCCTTACGCGCAGGCATTTCATGTTGGCCGGTGCCGCCACCGCCGGAAGCATGGTACTGGCCGCCTGCGGCGCCGGGACGCCGCAAGTGGTAGAGGTGGAGAAGGTCGTCACCCAAGTCGTGGAGAAGGAAGTAACGACCATAGTCAAAGAGATCGTCAAAGAGACGGTCATCGTTCCCACGCAGCAGATCGTCGAGAGGGTGGTGACCGCCACTCCCGAGGCGGGAGAGATGTCGGCCACCCAGCGGCTGGTCATGGACGGCCCTGGAGAGGGTAACTTCGACCCCATGTCAATGGGCCACTGGTTCGCCAACTCCGGGCTCAAGCCCGCCCTCTGGTGCACCTTGGTCGGCATGGACAAGGACCTGAACCTCTTCCCCTGGGGGGCAGAGAAATGGTCCTTCGACGAGTCCACCATGACGTGGACCTTCTACATTCGCAAGGGCATGAAGTTCTCCGACGGCTCCGATATCACGGCCAAGGACTTCGAGTACTCGATGAAGCGCTCGATCAAGCACCTTGACCCTGACTTCCATGCCGCTGAGGTAGCCGCCGGCCGGTCTGGAACCACCGCCACCTTCGCTCACATGATGTGCAGCGACATTGACGGGGTACAACAGCTACGCGATGCCGAGCTCACCGCGGAGCAGTGGGAAGAGCAGTACGCCGACGCCATAACGGCGGTGGACGACTTCACCCTCGCCGTACGCCTGGCCCACGTGGTGCCAGAGAACCTGTTCATGGGCAAGATGGCCTACAACGGCAGCCAGTGCGTGAAGCGGGAGAACGTCGAGGCCGGCACCCCCGACGTGGTGTGGTACGAGAATCCGGTGACCTCCGGCCCCTTCATGCAGCAGTCCCACGTAACGGACCAGTACCGAGTGCTCGTGCCCAACCCGCACTACGCCGGAGGCGACCCGCCCCTGCTCAAGGAAGTCACCCTCCGGATGATCGCGGACGCACAGACCCGGCTCATCGCCTATGAGAACGCCGAACTGGACGTGGCCCAACTGGCCGAAGCCGATGCGCTGGAGTTCGCCAAGCCGGAGCATCCACGCCACGCCGAGCTGATGAGCGTTCCCAGCGCGGTCATCAACTACACCTGGTTCGTGAGCCTGCCCCCGATTGACGACGTTCACGTCCGGCGGGCCTTGATCAAGGCCATTGACCGGGAGAAAACGGTAGAGGCGGTCTTCCGGGGCACGGCCAAGTTCTCCCCCACCTACATCCCCGACTACACCCCGGGATGGGAAATGCCCCCTAACTACGACGAGGTCTTTATGGCCTACGACCCGGCGGGCGCGGTGGAGGAGCTGAAGCAATCGCGATACTACGATGACATCATGTCGGGCAACCTTCCCATCCGTCTGGCCTTCACCCAGGCCTTCGCCCAGGGCACCGCAGGGCGCCTCTATGAAGCCTACGTGGATCAGTGGCTGAACAACCTGGGCGTAGAGGTGAAGCTGCAGCAGACCGAGTTCGAGATGGAGGGCATCAAAGAAAGCCTCCAGAACGTGCGCACCAATGCTCGCGGCCTGCTGTACGCCGACATTGACGCCTGGGTCGGCAACGTGATGTCCATGTACGACCCCGCCGGTCAGTACTACTGGCTAATGACCGACAACTGGACCAAGAAGAGCGATATTCCCGCCATGGCTCATATCGAGGACCCCGACGACGACGCCCGCTTCACTCAGCTCTGGAAGGAGGCAGCCGTCGAACTCGACCAGGAGAAGCGCCTGGCCATGTACCAGGAGTGGGAGTATCTCCGAGAGAAGTGGGCCATCGAAGTGCCTCAGTACTACCCGCTCTTCTTCGTGGCAGCCCAGCCCTGGGTGAGGGATCTCGAGATCACCCCGCAGTGGGGTAAGCTGTTCGATCGCGCTTGGATCGCTAAGCACTAGCTGCCCAAGCTACACGCCCGGTTGGGTGCCGGAGCAGGTTCCGGCACCCAACCCCAGATGTCGGCAGAAGAGACTCCAATCAGCACCGGACCGGGCTCAGAGCCGGGTCCAGCAGTGGAGGCGGGATGCTCAAATACGCCTTGCGCCGTTTCTTGCTCATCTGGCCCACGCTCATCGTGGTCGGCGTGATCACCTTCACCTTGGCTTTCTACGGCCCCGGGGATCCGGCCATGGCTCTCCTGGCCAACATGGGTTTTCAGAA
This DNA window, taken from Anaerolineae bacterium, encodes the following:
- a CDS encoding sugar phosphate isomerase/epimerase, which produces MVCPGTEPRFSCWDGTWTGAAREYSLREILAEIKQAGYDGAELGSSLAFLGDPEDLRELLADLNLALATLVVPTLAPDARQRVDYAARFGVTVLMVGGGTRPKGRPVEKRDVEPYARALGQLAGYAARYGMELAQHTHPGAITGTTEEALMLLDMVPDSVGVTADTAHLQQAGSDPVAAIGRFGDRLKHLHLKDYRAATDELLELGRGEVDLAGVMAACRSVGYRGWYSVELDRSSTTPLESARLSRQFLVQMGY
- a CDS encoding NAD(P)-dependent oxidoreductase, which translates into the protein MARVLVTGAAGQVGSRLVRQLLARDHEVRGLILPDDPARSRLDGLEIEVVAGDLMDPETAEKAVAGVDAVVHTANLVGPLPGMSESQFFDNNVRTTFHMARAAARVADRLQRFVHISSSAVYPNDSQQLRPCYSPIDEAHPLRPRGVYALSKLIGEHILSATSRETGLPVAFIRPSGIVSGTAVLGRWTVGFVSKMLRVGQATPEGELYMADGTELWHALDAAAESDRQPCAITDTQGRPWMYRLADARDVAHACVCALESPAAVGEAFNAAAPEPIYYTEAAEALSEAIGMPVVKWQVPVRWVFDLSITKARSLIGYKPRWGIRQMIADAIAVQRGESDGMSWD
- a CDS encoding hybrid sensor histidine kinase/response regulator, whose translation is MASLDVAERVPYPSESGARPGEEELCIPSLKGVWLVWAASCALLWLLLGNRPSSATLLWAVSGLVLSLLGALLLSGRYPRMGSLVLLGGVTATVLVAAAVSHMPLPLMYLSVPVLAAGALLGPMVSLLWAGLTMALVLGAGFGGEIPAHSLFLLALVGLTAWAGFGPQRSLLFVAWDRGTTAEALMDRLRRERGELNKTIKSLDLSYQLLEKTNRELAIARREADVLRDLRNRFATNVSHELRTPLNIVLGFANVIYRNPQLYGLDRWPDALLRDLAQIQRNARHLSQLVDDVIDLARVDALAMPIRRERAQIEAVIQEAVESVASMAEEKGLQLDVACQEGLPEVSMDRLRIRQVLYNLLSNAVRYTDQGRVSVQARYDRSELVVSVSDTGRGIPAAELADIFDEFYQVGRPKTGPEAGKGLGLAIARRLVQLHGGRIWAESEVGRGSTFHFTLPLSGVTVSRLKAPIGPPPVRRRLAPTVLVLSQDDSAALYLSRRVEGYHFRHADCLDAAEVALEESRAMAVVVDDSLGISPSEVRHRLGTCGCPSVPVVGCPLPSTRWISGGDDFAAVITKPITSEGLLKVLDQVLPEAEANSRPRLLLVDDDRGFVELVKRLLQVAGRDYLTEGAYTGREALRKMARARPACVLLDLVLPEMNGFEVAAAMREDPGLGQVPVIAITAATPGEDNLATQGATLTLALPDRFRPGELAALLSAILELASERSPTPDNGAEPEVALPARSV
- a CDS encoding sugar ABC transporter permease, which encodes MTGRQREALDFYIGVSPWFIGFVLFSMGPIIASLVLSFTQWQILASPQWIGLSNYRYLVADDEIFWVSLGNTLYYTSLSVPLGLMASILLALLVNQKVPGTNVFRTIYYLPSVTAGVAVALLWAWILNPNFGLVNYVLSLVGIKGPMWLSSVRWSKPALILMSLWGVGGGMVIFLAALQGMPEHLYDAAKIDGAGTWRLFRHITMPMLTPTIFFMMVTSIIGSLQTFTNVYVMTQGGPGTSTLMYGLYIYQNAFTFLKMGYACALSWVLFGIILALTWLQFRVGSAWVYYEAELRPQR
- a CDS encoding sugar ABC transporter substrate-binding protein codes for the protein MATSPRLITRRRVLLASAAAAGGGLLAACAATPQVVEKVVEQTVVVKETVVVEKEVPAAAGQPVIMTAHFTWSPVYEPRIKEWNDRFMEANPGIAVAIVWEPWSEWQTKILTLAAAGQMPELVAVHISRAQVLSKQGAILPLDEWIAADPEFDVGDYYPASLEMFTWQDKLYGFPWDWGASVLRYNRDLFDAAGAAYPTEDWTFDDLLDTAKTLTQGDVWGYLGLPSGSNESGPAHLGPWGGAFVNDDETECLVDTEESQAALQYWADLRLVHKVHPMPADQELLTAIGARPFLSGKIAMEWAAPWDAQLYIESAAFKWDLAPWPIGPVTRITGAAGSGYSIGRDTKHPNEAWKYLRWFASAEGLGFLFGEKATSLPSRRSLADRFLSAVSSIEHGYYWVEALDYSTLGRPILTPAREFFEIVRREYELLFLGEKSVAEAATAICTDAAPVLAQNKPA
- a CDS encoding carbohydrate ABC transporter permease; the encoded protein is MSELTQGHSVLAAPVPARRQHGASKQLRRAARSTILFLLLVVGAVGFLAPFLWMVSTSLKDPKEVYLFPPKLIPSALHWENYRTAWTLLPFTLFLRNTCIITFHNVIATVASSAVVAYSFARLRARLRDPLFLLVLATMMVPFEVTMIPTFIMWSELGLTNNFTPLMLPAWFGTPFYIFLLRQFFMGIPFDLDDAATIDGCSSWGIFGRIILPLSKPALAAVAIFTFVGNWNNFLGPLIYLNRTELYTLAVGLNLMRSTQYGTSLHHLMAVSTVTVMPILVLYFSAQKYFIQGVTLTGIKA
- a CDS encoding LacI family DNA-binding transcriptional regulator, with amino-acid sequence MVTIHDVAKHAGVSESTVSRVLNRSPHVTDETRERVLAAVAKLGYTPRSYARAMKGKPSNAVALIISDVSNPFFAALTRGVEDFVQEQGYSLLLGNADRGKAKQRQYVDRVIAAGIGGMIIAPARNTLTDLKRLVRQGVALVIVDWRYPLPFADNVYCDSVDGARRLTDHLLSLGHRRIGIISGPHGDATAEDRVTGYRLALGEAGLPQDQSLIRFGQFTSDSGLRNCRRLLRLSSPPTAIVTCNNRLAAGAYDAIREAGLRVPEDLSMVSFDDVPFVPALASRMTVLAQPDYEMGRSAARLLLERMRGERRPKDRQEVVLPGRLVVRSSSAAPARLPTTA